The Aeromicrobium yanjiei genome includes a region encoding these proteins:
- a CDS encoding esterase-like activity of phytase family protein translates to MIRSIVRPALVGVTAGALAAIVLPATGSGAAEPDRSFHRTATYPVYKNLPKDVPAGSETVAEISDVSADGKTLVYTDALGKRIGFLDISDPDEPVGAGSLSLAQLGDTDDQPTSVAVVGRYVLVVVDTSDSFTKPSGRLDIVRMADSKLIRSIDLEGQPDSIDISADESYAAIAIENQRDEEAKPAGRAKGDLPQLPAGFVQVIDLTGGPTTWEKHRLDLVQPDGTALPSFIAAGLTEPTDPEPEYVSINADNKLALTLQENNGIAIIDLRTRAIEKVFSAGAVSGSGFDTTKDGKISFTDSLTDVVREPDSIAWVDDTHVATANEGDWKGGSRGWTVFDARDGSVTWDAGNSFEKIAVRHGLYNDDRAAKKGAEPEGLAVATIGGVRYAFVGSERSNVVAVYDVADPAAPVFKQILPTTNGPEGILPIPGRDLLAVSSETDAAASGVRASVSLYRLGDGAAAFPSIVADDIDGNPIGWSALGALSAKPGDAGTIYAASDTVLKPGQIFTVDVTRTPARITSALTVTKDGVGADLDVEGIFARPQGGFWLANEGATGPANKLYRTDGSGAIQQTVDLPADITSHIKNWGLEGVTATNDAKGEHVFVVIQRQLWTDVTDQTETVDGDDIARIGRYDVADGTWHWFGYEMNSPKRDGADWVGLSEITAVDDDTFAVIERDKLNGPNARNKRIYTVDVPTSDPAPGTLPIVDKKLAIDVLPKLRATNGWTQEKLEGFTVAADGAIYAVTDNDGLKDATGETVLLRLGEATTVFADQLRSTTTLSLPSRAAVHGQKLTATVTVTGGAGVVPTGRVRVLDGSTVVGAGVVQDGRAKVALSRLGIGARRLVAQYTGDARTVGGTSAAFDLTVGKAPTTTTLSIAKTSAKKGARVTARVTVIAAGVAPSGRVQIKDGSRVVKTVWVNGRTRSVKIRLTSTGKRALRASYLGSGTTEASTSAIDRVRVKKK, encoded by the coding sequence ATGATTCGATCGATCGTCCGACCGGCCCTCGTCGGCGTCACCGCTGGGGCCCTGGCCGCCATCGTGCTGCCCGCGACCGGCTCCGGCGCCGCCGAGCCCGACCGGAGCTTCCACCGCACCGCGACCTACCCGGTCTACAAGAACCTGCCCAAGGACGTGCCTGCCGGGTCCGAGACGGTCGCCGAGATCTCGGACGTCTCCGCGGACGGCAAGACGCTCGTCTACACAGACGCCCTCGGCAAGCGGATCGGCTTCCTGGACATCAGCGACCCGGACGAGCCGGTCGGCGCCGGCAGCCTCTCGCTCGCGCAGCTCGGGGACACCGACGACCAGCCGACCTCGGTCGCGGTCGTCGGCCGGTACGTCCTGGTCGTCGTCGACACCAGTGACAGCTTCACCAAGCCGTCCGGGCGCCTCGACATCGTGCGCATGGCCGACTCCAAGCTCATCCGCAGCATCGACCTGGAGGGCCAGCCCGACTCGATCGACATCAGCGCCGACGAGTCCTACGCGGCCATCGCAATCGAGAACCAGCGCGACGAGGAGGCCAAGCCGGCCGGACGCGCGAAGGGCGATCTTCCACAGCTGCCCGCCGGGTTCGTGCAGGTCATCGACCTGACCGGTGGCCCCACCACGTGGGAGAAGCACCGGCTCGACCTGGTCCAGCCCGACGGGACGGCCCTCCCGTCGTTCATCGCTGCCGGTCTGACCGAGCCCACCGATCCCGAGCCGGAGTACGTCTCGATCAACGCCGACAACAAGCTGGCGCTGACCCTGCAGGAGAACAACGGCATCGCGATCATCGACCTGAGGACCCGTGCCATCGAGAAGGTCTTCTCGGCCGGTGCCGTGTCGGGCTCGGGCTTCGACACCACGAAGGACGGCAAGATCTCGTTCACCGACTCGCTGACCGACGTCGTGCGCGAGCCCGACTCGATCGCCTGGGTCGACGACACCCACGTGGCCACGGCCAACGAAGGCGACTGGAAGGGCGGCTCCCGCGGCTGGACGGTCTTCGACGCCCGTGACGGCAGCGTGACCTGGGACGCCGGCAACAGCTTCGAGAAGATCGCCGTGCGCCACGGCTTGTACAACGACGACCGAGCCGCCAAGAAGGGGGCCGAGCCCGAGGGTCTGGCGGTCGCGACGATCGGCGGCGTGCGGTACGCGTTCGTCGGCTCCGAGCGCAGCAACGTCGTCGCGGTGTACGACGTCGCCGATCCGGCTGCGCCGGTGTTCAAGCAGATCCTGCCGACGACCAACGGTCCCGAGGGCATCCTGCCGATCCCGGGCCGCGACCTGCTCGCCGTCTCCAGCGAGACCGATGCCGCCGCGAGCGGCGTGCGCGCCAGCGTCAGCCTGTACCGGCTCGGTGACGGTGCGGCGGCCTTCCCGTCGATCGTCGCAGACGACATCGACGGCAACCCGATCGGCTGGAGCGCCCTCGGAGCGCTGAGCGCCAAGCCGGGCGACGCCGGCACGATCTACGCTGCGTCCGACACGGTGCTCAAGCCCGGCCAGATCTTCACGGTCGACGTGACCAGGACACCGGCCCGCATCACCTCGGCCCTGACGGTCACGAAGGACGGCGTGGGTGCGGACCTGGACGTCGAGGGGATCTTCGCCCGTCCGCAGGGCGGATTCTGGCTGGCCAACGAGGGCGCCACGGGCCCGGCCAACAAGCTGTACCGCACGGATGGGTCCGGGGCGATCCAGCAGACGGTCGACCTGCCGGCCGACATCACCTCGCACATCAAGAACTGGGGCCTGGAGGGCGTGACGGCCACTAACGACGCCAAGGGTGAGCACGTGTTCGTCGTCATCCAGCGCCAGCTGTGGACCGATGTCACCGACCAGACCGAGACGGTCGACGGCGACGACATCGCCCGCATCGGACGCTACGACGTCGCCGACGGCACCTGGCACTGGTTCGGCTACGAGATGAACAGCCCCAAGCGCGACGGCGCCGACTGGGTCGGGCTGTCCGAGATCACGGCCGTCGACGACGACACCTTCGCGGTGATCGAGCGAGACAAGCTCAACGGCCCGAACGCCCGCAACAAGCGCATCTACACCGTCGACGTGCCGACGAGCGATCCCGCGCCGGGCACGCTGCCGATCGTCGACAAGAAGTTGGCGATCGACGTGCTGCCGAAGCTGCGCGCGACCAACGGCTGGACGCAGGAGAAGCTCGAGGGCTTCACGGTCGCGGCCGATGGCGCGATCTACGCAGTCACCGACAACGACGGCCTCAAGGACGCCACGGGCGAGACCGTGCTCCTGCGCCTCGGAGAGGCGACCACCGTGTTCGCCGATCAGCTCCGGAGCACCACGACGCTGTCGCTGCCCAGCCGGGCGGCGGTCCACGGCCAGAAGCTGACCGCGACCGTGACGGTCACGGGGGGCGCGGGCGTCGTGCCCACCGGCCGCGTCCGGGTGCTCGACGGCAGCACCGTGGTGGGTGCGGGGGTCGTGCAGGACGGACGGGCCAAGGTCGCGCTGAGCAGGCTGGGCATCGGCGCGCGCCGACTGGTGGCTCAGTACACCGGTGACGCGCGGACGGTCGGTGGCACGAGCGCGGCGTTCGACCTGACGGTCGGGAAGGCCCCGACGACCACCACGCTCTCGATCGCCAAGACATCGGCGAAGAAGGGGGCGCGGGTCACCGCGAGGGTCACCGTCATCGCGGCAGGCGTCGCGCCGTCCGGACGCGTGCAGATCAAGGACGGCTCGCGGGTCGTCAAGACGGTCTGGGTCAACGGCAGGACCCGCTCGGTCAAGATTCGTCTGACGTCCACCGGCAAGCGCGCGCTGCGCGCCTCCTACCTGGGATCGGGCACCACCGAGGCGTCCACCTCGGCGATCGACCGGGTGCGTGTCAAGAAGAAGTAG